A genomic window from Sporosarcina sp. Marseille-Q4063 includes:
- a CDS encoding response regulator transcription factor: protein MKIIIADDHAVVRSGFMHILNFQHDMEVVATAADGLEAYAKVAKHRPDVLLMDLSMPPGESGLIATGKIHEDFPDTKILILTMHDDEEYLFHVLKNGAAGYILKNAPDEELLSAVRTVYNGDTYIHPSMATSLVREFIKHDTIGPEDDPFKILTKRELEVLPLAAKGYGNKDIAEKLFISVKTVEAHKSRIMEKLNLKSRPELIEYALRKKLLDF from the coding sequence GTGAAAATAATTATCGCGGATGACCATGCAGTTGTTCGTAGCGGTTTTATGCATATTTTAAATTTCCAGCATGATATGGAAGTTGTCGCGACTGCCGCTGATGGGCTTGAAGCCTATGCAAAAGTAGCAAAACATCGTCCAGACGTTTTGTTGATGGATCTAAGTATGCCACCCGGTGAAAGCGGGCTCATTGCGACTGGGAAAATTCATGAGGATTTCCCTGATACTAAAATTCTGATTCTGACCATGCATGACGATGAGGAGTATTTATTTCACGTACTGAAAAATGGCGCTGCGGGATACATTTTAAAAAATGCACCAGATGAAGAGTTATTATCCGCAGTGCGCACGGTTTACAATGGGGATACGTATATTCACCCTTCAATGGCAACATCGCTCGTTCGTGAATTTATTAAACATGACACGATTGGTCCGGAAGACGACCCGTTTAAAATATTGACGAAACGAGAACTTGAAGTTCTTCCTTTGGCGGCAAAAGGTTATGGGAATAAAGATATTGCCGAAAAATTGTTTATTTCCGTTAAAACGGTAGAAGCGCATAAGTCTCGTATTATGGAAAAACTTAATTTGAAAAGTCGACCTGAACTTATTGAATATGCGCTACGAAAAAAGCTGTTGGACTTTTAA
- a CDS encoding hemerythrin domain-containing protein, producing the protein MAETKRFKFDLPALRVLENEHQYLSYVMDGWHTIVLAFQRDIYTVEEGHEALQSLRKLIIDFIEPLKNHTDKEEEYLFPMLEKYVGSEQGPVTATEEEHEEIDAYIGHFLHHTLGDVSHLTMEEMKKVVNDAAEAFEVITVHFVKEESILFPMVDNILRIEEQDKLYEQLYTPII; encoded by the coding sequence ATGGCTGAAACAAAGAGATTTAAATTTGACCTTCCCGCACTGCGTGTGTTGGAAAATGAACATCAATACTTATCGTATGTGATGGATGGTTGGCACACGATTGTGCTTGCATTCCAGCGGGATATCTACACTGTTGAAGAAGGTCATGAAGCATTACAGTCACTAAGAAAACTTATTATTGATTTTATTGAACCGTTGAAAAATCATACAGATAAAGAAGAAGAGTATCTATTTCCAATGCTAGAAAAATACGTCGGAAGTGAGCAGGGACCTGTAACTGCGACAGAAGAAGAGCATGAAGAAATTGACGCATACATTGGACATTTTCTCCACCATACACTCGGAGATGTCAGTCATTTAACAATGGAAGAAATGAAAAAAGTAGTGAATGATGCAGCGGAAGCTTTTGAAGTGATTACTGTTCATTTTGTAAAGGAAGAGTCGATTTTATTTCCGATGGTCGATAATATTTTGCGGATTGAAGAGCAAGACAAATTATATGAACAATTGTACACGCCGATTATATAA
- a CDS encoding nitrate/nitrite transporter, translating into MIKKVQVPLQTLNCMVGFMVWVLISSLMPFIVEDITIPAEKLALVTAVPIILGSVLRIPFGYYANLIGARLIFLISFILLLFPVFYISAASSMLDLIIGGTFLGIGGAVFSVGVTSLPKYFPKEKHGLVNGIYGIGNLGTAVSTFAAPVIATQVGWSMTVKLYMILLLIFAALNFFFGDKQEVKVVTPIGEQIKSVYKNEKLWFFSLFYFITFGAFVAFTVFLPNFLVTYFGIEKVDAGMRTAGFIAVATFCRPIGGWLGDKFPPLNLLMVAFAGLTGAAVVLAFSPSIGLYTVGSMIIAVCAGAGNGLIFKLVPMYFNKQAGIVNGIVSMMGGLGGFFPPLLLSIVYSMTGSYSIGFMAFSQVALVSLVLVIWLYYMDRLHVAADVFDSTGQGIVVTDPTGTIEKVNPAFTRLTGFTEEEVIGRNPNFRSTGRQSPEFYTTMWGQIGREGLWQGKLWNKRKSGEEYLELLSISAVKDDSGDVIRYVGTFTDVTPE; encoded by the coding sequence TTGATAAAAAAAGTACAGGTACCATTACAAACATTGAACTGCATGGTTGGATTTATGGTTTGGGTTCTCATCTCTTCATTAATGCCGTTTATTGTGGAAGACATAACGATTCCGGCAGAAAAATTAGCATTGGTGACTGCGGTTCCAATCATACTTGGATCGGTTCTCAGAATTCCGTTTGGTTATTATGCGAATCTTATCGGTGCTAGATTAATATTTTTAATTAGTTTCATTCTTTTATTATTCCCCGTCTTTTACATAAGTGCAGCATCTTCAATGCTCGATCTTATTATTGGAGGAACATTCCTCGGAATCGGGGGAGCGGTGTTTTCGGTCGGCGTTACTTCGTTGCCGAAATATTTTCCGAAAGAAAAACACGGGCTTGTCAACGGGATTTACGGAATTGGTAACTTAGGAACCGCTGTATCAACATTTGCGGCCCCGGTGATTGCAACACAAGTCGGTTGGTCGATGACGGTTAAACTTTACATGATTTTACTACTGATCTTCGCAGCTTTGAACTTCTTCTTTGGCGATAAACAAGAAGTCAAAGTAGTAACTCCAATTGGCGAGCAAATTAAAAGCGTTTATAAAAATGAAAAGCTTTGGTTTTTCTCATTGTTTTACTTCATCACATTTGGTGCGTTCGTTGCATTTACGGTTTTCTTGCCAAACTTCCTAGTAACCTACTTTGGAATCGAAAAAGTAGATGCGGGTATGCGTACGGCAGGTTTCATAGCAGTTGCAACATTTTGCCGTCCAATTGGCGGGTGGCTCGGGGATAAGTTCCCGCCGCTTAACTTGCTCATGGTCGCTTTCGCGGGTTTGACGGGTGCTGCGGTTGTTCTCGCATTTTCACCGTCAATCGGTTTGTATACAGTGGGAAGCATGATTATCGCAGTTTGTGCGGGTGCAGGAAACGGGCTTATTTTTAAATTAGTGCCGATGTATTTTAATAAGCAAGCGGGTATTGTTAACGGAATTGTATCGATGATGGGTGGTTTGGGTGGATTTTTCCCGCCGCTTCTCTTATCTATTGTTTATTCAATGACGGGATCTTACTCGATCGGCTTTATGGCGTTTTCACAAGTTGCGCTTGTCAGCCTTGTGCTGGTTATCTGGTTGTATTATATGGATAGATTGCATGTCGCAGCGGATGTATTCGATTCGACTGGTCAAGGAATCGTCGTAACGGATCCAACTGGGACGATTGAAAAGGTTAACCCAGCATTTACAAGATTGACTGGATTTACAGAAGAAGAAGTTATCGGTAGAAATCCGAACTTTCGAAGTACTGGCAGGCAGTCCCCAGAATTTTACACGACGATGTGGGGGCAAATTGGACGGGAAGGTTTGTGGCAAGGCAAGCTATGGAATAAACGAAAAAGCGGCGAGGAATATTTGGAGCTGTTGTCGATTAGCGCAGTGAAGGATGATTCTGGGGACGTCATACGTTATGTAGGGACGTTTACTGATGTAACGCCGGAGTGA
- a CDS encoding ThiF family adenylyltransferase, which translates to MQNRYSRQTLFSPIGEEGQTKIKQSTALLIGCGALGTAIAETLTRAGIGKLIIADRDYVEPSNLQRQQLFTEQDAIDGTPKVVAAKRQLKTIRDDVEIETILNHIDGPLLEELAGKADIILDATDNFETRLVINDIAWKLNIPWVYGACVGSSSTIYPFIPSETACFRCLLPVMPAVNETCDTTGIIAPAVQITAAHQSAEALKWLSGNKDAMRKKMLTYDVWNNTNVEAGFGRMKNENCETCGPNSTFPSLTPESGTNFAVLCGRDTVQVIPEKDRVLSLGDAERVAEKLGNPYKKTPYFIEMNSDGYRCILFANGRLLIHGLKDIQTGRKMYHQFFG; encoded by the coding sequence ATGCAAAACCGTTATTCAAGACAGACGCTATTTAGTCCGATTGGTGAAGAGGGACAAACTAAAATTAAACAATCGACTGCTTTGCTGATCGGATGCGGGGCGCTTGGGACGGCGATTGCGGAAACGCTCACTCGTGCTGGTATTGGAAAACTCATTATCGCGGATCGGGACTATGTGGAGCCTTCAAATTTGCAAAGGCAACAACTGTTTACGGAACAAGATGCGATTGACGGAACACCGAAAGTGGTAGCGGCGAAGCGCCAGTTAAAAACGATACGGGATGATGTGGAAATTGAAACGATCCTGAATCATATCGATGGACCGTTATTGGAAGAACTTGCAGGAAAAGCCGATATCATTCTCGATGCGACGGACAACTTTGAAACACGATTAGTCATTAATGATATTGCTTGGAAATTGAATATCCCTTGGGTGTATGGTGCTTGTGTAGGCAGTTCAAGTACAATATATCCTTTTATTCCAAGTGAAACCGCATGTTTCCGTTGTCTCTTACCTGTTATGCCAGCGGTGAATGAAACTTGCGATACAACTGGAATTATTGCACCGGCTGTTCAAATTACGGCTGCGCATCAAAGTGCAGAGGCATTGAAATGGCTTTCGGGCAATAAAGATGCGATGCGTAAAAAAATGCTTACATATGACGTTTGGAACAATACAAACGTCGAGGCGGGTTTCGGGCGAATGAAAAATGAAAACTGCGAAACATGCGGACCTAATTCGACATTCCCGTCATTAACGCCAGAAAGCGGAACGAACTTCGCAGTGCTTTGCGGACGTGATACAGTTCAAGTTATACCAGAGAAAGACCGTGTGTTGTCATTGGGAGATGCCGAAAGAGTAGCCGAAAAGCTGGGTAATCCCTATAAGAAGACACCCTATTTCATTGAAATGAATTCTGACGGATATAGATGCATTTTATTCGCAAATGGAAGGCTATTAATACATGGATTGAAAGATATTCAGACCGGGCGAAAAATGTATCATCAATTTTTTGGTTGA
- a CDS encoding molybdenum cofactor biosynthesis protein B has translation MSKEHEYDQEKQLVFCVLTTSDTRNVSNDRGGWTIRQKLEDAGHKIFETWICQDDKMEIESIIEEWLRNPNVNGIITTGGTGLGFRDVTPETIEPYFTKKIDGFGELFRMISYTEDVGTKALLSRAEAGIIKDKVVYMLPGSVKAVELAMDKLVIPELHHVVHEITKHLEE, from the coding sequence TTGTCAAAAGAACATGAGTATGATCAAGAGAAACAGCTCGTATTTTGCGTGCTGACGACGAGTGACACGAGAAACGTTTCGAACGACCGGGGTGGTTGGACGATTCGACAAAAACTTGAAGATGCAGGCCATAAGATTTTTGAAACATGGATTTGCCAAGATGACAAAATGGAAATTGAATCGATTATTGAAGAGTGGTTGCGAAATCCGAATGTCAATGGAATTATTACGACGGGCGGGACCGGTTTAGGGTTTCGAGATGTTACGCCGGAAACCATCGAACCGTATTTCACGAAGAAAATTGACGGATTCGGAGAACTTTTTCGCATGATTAGTTACACGGAAGATGTTGGAACGAAAGCGTTATTGAGCCGTGCAGAAGCCGGAATTATCAAAGATAAAGTCGTCTATATGCTTCCGGGTTCAGTGAAAGCGGTAGAGCTCGCAATGGATAAATTAGTCATTCCTGAATTGCATCATGTTGTCCATGAAATTACGAAACACTTAGAAGAATAA
- the moaC gene encoding cyclic pyranopterin monophosphate synthase MoaC, producing the protein MSKLTHFNEQGRAKMVDVSDKAITVRTAIAKSSIMLNETIHSQITEGTNKKGDVLGVAQIAAVMAAKNTPTIIPMCHPLPLTGIDVQFEWIIDELASHYEVIIYAEVKTKGVTGVEMEALTAASAAALTIYDMCKAAGKEMVIGPTMLIEKTGGKNGDYKRLDD; encoded by the coding sequence TTGTCTAAACTAACACATTTCAACGAACAAGGTCGCGCTAAAATGGTTGATGTTTCGGATAAGGCAATCACTGTTAGAACCGCAATTGCAAAGTCATCTATTATGTTAAATGAAACCATTCACAGTCAAATTACAGAAGGCACGAATAAAAAAGGCGATGTATTGGGTGTTGCGCAAATTGCTGCTGTTATGGCCGCAAAAAACACGCCCACCATCATTCCAATGTGCCATCCACTTCCACTTACCGGGATTGATGTTCAGTTTGAATGGATCATCGATGAGCTTGCTTCTCATTATGAGGTAATCATCTACGCGGAAGTGAAAACTAAAGGGGTTACCGGCGTCGAAATGGAAGCATTGACCGCCGCTTCAGCCGCTGCGCTTACAATTTACGATATGTGTAAAGCTGCTGGTAAAGAAATGGTTATCGGGCCGACGATGTTAATCGAAAAAACCGGTGGAAAAAACGGGGATTATAAGCGTTTGGATGATTGA
- the glp gene encoding gephyrin-like molybdotransferase Glp, whose product MRKPIPVAKAVKLVMEHAQPIGVEKIALEHTYGRILAEPIIAKHDVPPFDRSPYDGFALRSEDTNGASGDNRIAFNVIGEIGAGHVATKEIGEGEAYRIMTGAPIPQNADAVVMLEQTVEQPDSFTLRKPFTAGENISVQGEDAKDGETLIESGAFIHPGTTALLATFGYAEVQVAKRPVASILSTGTELLRVDEELAPGKIRNSNGPMIAAQLTRMGIDYKSYGMLEDNLDACTEMVEKALAETDVLITTGGVSVGDYDYLPAIYERLGAKVLFNKVAMRPGSVTTVAVLGDKLLFGLSGNPSACFTGFELFTRPAILRMMGAEKPYMPRMKAVLGEDFTKPNPFTRFVRAVWEMTEEGPVAVPAGFNKSSAVSSIARGNCIIVLPSGTRGFSTGMEVDVLLLGAEQGVSDWVL is encoded by the coding sequence ATGAGAAAACCAATTCCAGTAGCGAAAGCAGTCAAACTCGTCATGGAACACGCACAACCAATCGGGGTAGAAAAAATTGCCCTTGAACATACATATGGCCGGATTTTGGCCGAACCAATTATTGCGAAGCATGATGTGCCGCCTTTTGATCGATCGCCATACGACGGTTTTGCATTGAGATCCGAAGATACAAACGGAGCCTCTGGGGATAATCGAATTGCCTTCAACGTCATCGGTGAAATCGGGGCAGGGCATGTAGCAACCAAGGAAATCGGGGAAGGCGAAGCGTATCGAATCATGACAGGCGCTCCGATTCCGCAAAACGCGGATGCGGTCGTGATGCTAGAACAAACAGTGGAACAACCAGATAGTTTCACGCTACGTAAACCATTTACTGCGGGCGAAAATATTTCAGTTCAAGGCGAAGACGCAAAAGATGGGGAAACCCTTATTGAAAGCGGCGCATTTATCCATCCCGGAACGACTGCGCTTCTCGCGACCTTTGGTTATGCGGAAGTACAAGTTGCCAAGCGACCTGTCGCGAGTATTTTATCGACTGGAACCGAGCTCCTTCGTGTTGATGAAGAGCTTGCACCCGGTAAAATCCGAAATTCCAACGGACCGATGATCGCAGCCCAATTGACAAGAATGGGAATCGATTACAAATCATACGGCATGCTCGAGGATAACTTGGACGCTTGCACAGAAATGGTAGAAAAAGCGCTTGCCGAAACGGATGTGTTAATCACGACAGGCGGCGTTTCTGTCGGAGATTATGATTATTTACCGGCGATTTATGAGCGGCTCGGCGCTAAGGTTTTATTCAACAAAGTGGCGATGCGTCCGGGTAGTGTGACGACAGTGGCCGTCCTTGGGGATAAGCTTCTGTTCGGACTTTCTGGGAACCCATCCGCATGTTTCACCGGCTTTGAATTATTCACTCGACCGGCAATCCTTCGAATGATGGGTGCGGAAAAACCATATATGCCACGCATGAAAGCCGTGCTCGGGGAAGATTTCACAAAGCCGAACCCGTTTACACGTTTTGTGCGTGCAGTTTGGGAGATGACTGAAGAAGGACCGGTTGCAGTGCCGGCAGGGTTTAATAAATCCAGCGCAGTGTCATCGATCGCACGCGGAAACTGCATCATTGTCCTGCCCAGCGGAACTCGCGGATTTTCAACTGGCATGGAAGTAGATGTCTTATTATTAGGTGCTGAACAAGGCGTTAGCGATTGGGTGCTATGA
- the mobB gene encoding molybdopterin-guanine dinucleotide biosynthesis protein B produces the protein MKTLHIVGFKNSGKTTLITRWIRLVKKQGLSVAVLKHHGHASRLDMPDSNTDSVQFLNSGADVSAVSGGGSFQLLMNEELDFIRMKEIASIGNPDVLLIEGYKEERGDKVVLLRNQADWEELKSLHNIQLVVEQSDNRTDFGPSISRSHEAELDSWFLNWLEEGVQNEII, from the coding sequence ATGAAAACATTACACATTGTAGGATTCAAAAATAGCGGAAAAACAACGTTGATTACACGCTGGATTCGATTAGTGAAAAAGCAAGGGCTTTCGGTTGCGGTGTTAAAACACCACGGACATGCGAGCCGACTCGACATGCCGGACTCGAATACTGATTCCGTGCAATTCCTAAACAGCGGCGCTGACGTTTCAGCTGTATCGGGCGGCGGCTCATTTCAGTTGCTTATGAATGAAGAACTCGATTTTATAAGAATGAAAGAAATCGCCTCGATCGGAAATCCAGACGTTTTACTGATAGAAGGGTATAAAGAAGAACGAGGAGATAAAGTCGTTTTACTGAGAAATCAAGCTGATTGGGAAGAACTGAAGAGCTTGCACAATATCCAACTAGTTGTCGAACAAAGTGATAATCGTACGGATTTCGGGCCAAGTATTTCTCGATCACATGAAGCAGAACTCGACAGCTGGTTTTTGAACTGGTTGGAGGAGGGAGTACAAAATGAAATCATTTGA
- a CDS encoding molybdenum cofactor biosynthesis protein MoaE: protein MKSFEIVETPIDTQKYADYVLHAGAGAVTIFTGNVREWTHGVRTLYLSYEAYIPMAEKKLAEIGAEMEEKWPGVKVAIVHRIGELQISDIAVLIAVSSPHRKAAYEANEYAIERIKEVVPIWKKEIWEDGEEWIGAQKRYPGEGKLSN, encoded by the coding sequence ATGAAATCATTTGAAATTGTTGAAACACCAATAGATACACAAAAATATGCAGATTACGTCCTTCACGCAGGCGCAGGTGCAGTGACCATTTTCACTGGAAACGTTCGTGAATGGACGCACGGGGTTCGGACTTTGTATTTATCCTATGAAGCATATATTCCAATGGCTGAGAAAAAGCTTGCGGAAATCGGCGCGGAGATGGAAGAAAAGTGGCCGGGCGTCAAAGTAGCCATCGTCCACCGCATCGGAGAACTACAAATTTCGGATATCGCGGTTCTAATCGCGGTTTCATCCCCGCATCGAAAAGCGGCTTATGAGGCGAATGAATACGCCATCGAGCGAATAAAAGAAGTCGTCCCGATTTGGAAGAAAGAGATTTGGGAAGACGGCGAAGAGTGGATTGGCGCTCAAAAAAGATATCCAGGGGAAGGGAAGCTATCAAATTGA
- the moaD gene encoding molybdopterin converting factor subunit 1, giving the protein MIKVHYFARLRELTGKSEETIDKETLTVQQLLDWAEDTYPGFGKDMIHVAVNEEYALKDDVIQSGDVCAFIPPVSGG; this is encoded by the coding sequence TTGATTAAAGTACATTATTTTGCACGTCTTCGAGAACTAACAGGAAAATCTGAGGAAACAATCGATAAAGAAACGTTGACTGTTCAACAATTACTTGATTGGGCGGAAGATACGTATCCTGGCTTTGGAAAAGACATGATTCACGTTGCGGTCAATGAAGAATATGCCTTAAAAGATGATGTCATTCAATCCGGCGATGTTTGCGCATTTATTCCGCCAGTGAGCGGGGGATGA
- a CDS encoding molybdenum cofactor guanylyltransferase, translating into MKTAGIVLAGGLSRRFGSPKAFARFDSEYFYERSIEALEPFCEEVVVVTREELIEHFPQSINTITDMPEVAGLGPLAGIYSAMEAIDADAYAVLPCDMPYVDYSIMNRVRKFHQGGVTAVMAAGKHHPLVSVWNKETKESILDALLNERLSVMNLLQELDVTWINGDSLTQNEKRIFTNINMPNDLERS; encoded by the coding sequence ATGAAAACTGCGGGCATCGTACTAGCAGGCGGATTATCAAGACGTTTCGGTTCCCCTAAAGCATTTGCCCGGTTTGATTCCGAGTACTTTTATGAACGATCAATCGAAGCCCTAGAACCTTTTTGTGAAGAAGTCGTTGTCGTGACAAGGGAAGAACTGATTGAACATTTTCCGCAAAGTATAAATACGATAACCGACATGCCAGAAGTAGCTGGATTAGGCCCGCTTGCCGGAATTTATTCAGCGATGGAAGCAATCGATGCAGATGCCTACGCAGTACTTCCGTGTGACATGCCCTACGTGGATTATAGTATAATGAATAGAGTTAGGAAGTTTCATCAGGGAGGCGTGACTGCCGTAATGGCGGCGGGAAAACATCATCCGCTCGTGTCGGTTTGGAATAAAGAAACGAAGGAATCGATACTGGATGCGCTCCTAAACGAACGGCTCAGTGTCATGAATTTGTTGCAAGAACTTGATGTCACTTGGATTAATGGAGATTCACTTACACAAAATGAAAAACGTATATTTACAAATATAAATATGCCTAACGACTTGGAAAGGAGCTGA
- the moaA gene encoding GTP 3',8-cyclase MoaA: MEAILDKLGRPIRDLRISVTDRCNFRCTYCMPKEVFGDDYVFLPKDELLSFEEIERFAKLFASLGVEKLRLTGGEPLMRRDLPVLVEKLLKIDGIEDIGLTTNGVLLRQYAQPLYDAGLRRLNMSLDALDPEIFGKMNGRGIKPDFILANIEHAQKIGFEIKVNMVVQKGVNESEILPMAAYFKERGIMLRYIEFMDVGNDNGWSFEQVVTKKEIYEMLKEVYEIEPTDQHYFGEVAKRYRYKDNDAEVGFITSVSESFCSSCTRARLSSDGKFFTCLFASEGFDLRELIRSGLSDDELLEKITNVWERRVDRYSDERTEQTAKIRKKIGMSYIGG; the protein is encoded by the coding sequence ATGGAAGCGATTCTTGACAAGCTCGGTCGACCGATTCGAGATCTTCGAATTTCAGTCACAGACCGTTGCAATTTCAGATGCACGTATTGCATGCCGAAGGAAGTCTTCGGTGATGATTATGTTTTTTTACCGAAAGATGAACTATTGTCTTTCGAGGAGATTGAACGATTCGCGAAACTATTTGCGTCACTCGGCGTGGAGAAACTGCGTTTAACGGGCGGCGAGCCTTTAATGCGCAGGGATTTGCCGGTTTTAGTTGAAAAGCTATTGAAAATTGACGGCATTGAAGATATTGGCTTGACGACAAACGGGGTACTGCTCCGTCAGTACGCACAGCCGCTTTACGACGCGGGACTCCGTAGATTGAATATGAGCCTGGACGCGTTGGATCCTGAAATTTTCGGTAAAATGAATGGCCGCGGCATTAAACCGGACTTCATTTTAGCGAATATTGAACACGCGCAAAAAATCGGGTTCGAAATCAAAGTGAATATGGTCGTGCAAAAAGGCGTCAATGAAAGCGAAATTCTTCCAATGGCGGCTTATTTCAAAGAACGCGGGATCATGCTCAGGTACATCGAATTTATGGATGTTGGAAATGACAACGGATGGAGTTTCGAACAAGTCGTCACCAAAAAGGAAATTTATGAAATGCTGAAAGAAGTTTATGAAATCGAACCTACTGACCAACATTACTTCGGCGAAGTTGCCAAACGGTACCGTTATAAAGATAATGATGCAGAAGTCGGTTTTATCACGTCCGTTTCGGAATCTTTTTGTTCATCATGCACGCGCGCACGTCTTTCTTCAGACGGCAAGTTCTTTACTTGTTTATTTGCTTCTGAAGGATTCGATCTTCGCGAATTAATAAGAAGCGGCCTGTCAGATGATGAATTGCTTGAGAAGATTACAAATGTGTGGGAACGTAGAGTTGACCGTTATTCCGATGAACGGACCGAACAAACGGCAAAAATCCGCAAAAAAATCGGAATGAGCTATATAGGCGGATAA